The DNA segment AAACGCGATTTCGATAAAACTAAAGAGCCAAAGGGGCGAACTAAAAAATCTCAAGGTGCACTTCGCTTTGTAGTGCAAAAACATGCAGCGTCGCATTTGCACTACGATTTCCGGTTGGAAATCGATGGTGTTTTAGTAAGTTGGGCAGTACCTAAAGGTCCATCTGCAGATCCTGCTGACAGAAGATTGGCCGTTCATGTTGAAAATCATCCGATGGATTACATCAATTTTGAAGGTACCATCCCAGAAGGAGAATATGGTGGCGGCACAGTGATGGTTTGGGATACTGGAACGTATCATGCGGAAGGTAATGAGGACATCAAAAAGGATAATTCCCTGATGCAAAAACAAATTGAGGATGGTTCAATTAAAATAGTTCTTGAAGGCACCAAATTAAAAGGCACCTGGCATTTAGTAAAAATGAAAGGTGATGACAAGAATTGGCTTTTAATGAAGAACAAATCTGATGCGCTGAGCAAGCAGAAAGAATTTACCTCAAAGTCTATCCTTAGCGATAGAACTATGGATGAAATTTCAGAATCCAACACCGAATGGTCTACAGAAGCTGAACATCAAAAAGAAGATACAGAAAATCTTCAAAAAAAAAATTAATTTCTAAAGAAGAAGAATCTGAAATATTCTCTGCAAAAGATTTGGCAGGAGCAAAAAAACTAAAAGCATTCCCCGCTGATTGGTCTCCACAACTAGCAACACTTATTGACGAACCTTTTGATAGTGAAGATTGGATATTTGAAGCGAAATATGACGGTTATCGAGCACTTGCTCATATTCAAAACGGCGAGCCTCACCTATTCTCGCGGAATGCAAAATCCTTTGATGAGAAATTCAAAGAACTTTTAAAACCACTAGCTAAATTCAAGGACAGCTTAATTCTAGATGGTGAGATTGTAATTCAGGATAATAAAGGTCGTGATCAATTTCAATGGCTGCAAAATCATGATCAAGAACGTTCAAAAGGCGAACTGAAGTACTACATTTTTGATCTTCTGTATTTTAACGGATACGATTTACGTGGATTGCCGCTACTAACTAGAAAAAAAATTCTGAAAGGGATCCTACCGAAATTAAGAAATATACACTATTCTGAACATATTGTGGAACGTGGCAGAGACTACTTCGCGAAAGCGGAAAAAAATAATTTGGAAGGCATTATCGCGAAAAAAGCATCATCAAAATACTATGATGGCAAACGTAGTAAAGACTGGTTAAAGTTAAAATCTACTCTACAACAAGAAATGGTCATTGGCGGATACACCTCACCTCAAGGCAGCCGAACCGGAATTGGGGCGATCATTTGTGGTTATTATCAGGATGGTAAATTAATTTATGCTGGAAAAGTTGGTAGTGGATTTGATGAAGCAACCCTTAAAACTCTAGAGAAAAAACTCAAAAAATTAGATCGTAAAACTAGCCCGTTTAAAACTGAACCCAAACTTAAGGAATCTCATTGGGTTACTCCTTCCCTAGTGGCACAAATTAAATTTATGGAATGGACGGCAGAAGGATCAATGCGTCATCCTGTGTTTGTCGGTTTAAAAATAGATAAAGACGCAAAAAATGTGGTATTGGAAAACAACTATTTTAAACCAGAGTTTATAAATGAAAAATCTAGTAACAGTTCAGCTTTAAAAAGTGATAAAGTTGCTTTTACGAATCTTGACAAACTATTCTGGCCAAAATTACAACTTACGAAAGGAGATGTGGTGAGTTATTATGCTCGCATTGCTAAGCTGATCTTACCATTTATGATTGACAGACCACAGTCTCTCCGCAGGAATCCTGATGGAATTAAGACTGATGGATTTTTTCAGAAAAATGTTGCTGGCCTCACTCCTGATTGGATTTCTACACGGAAAATCAAATCAAAATCTAACGACGAATCGATTGAATATCTACTTTGCCAAGATAAAGATACTTTGCTGTTTTTAGCGAATTGGGGGTGTATCGAAATGAATCCGTGGACTAGTCGTGTGGGAAGTATCAACAAACCCGATTATATGGTTTTTGACCTAGATCCTGTTGATGCTACGATTGAAAAATTAGTTACTACTGCACTGAAAGTAAAAGAATTTATTGATAAAATGCACCTTAAGAGCTACGTTAAAACTTCGGGTGGAAAGGGATTGCATATCTACATTCCAATAAAAGCAGATTATACATACAAACAAACTCAAAACATCTGCCACATTCTGAGTCAGATGGTAAATCGTGCGTTGCCCGAGATTACGAGTCTGGAGCGCAGCCCTTCTAAAAGGAAAGGGAAGATATATTTA comes from the Flavobacterium ardleyense genome and includes:
- a CDS encoding DNA polymerase ligase N-terminal domain-containing protein, encoding MDLQTYNKKRDFDKTKEPKGRTKKSQGALRFVVQKHAASHLHYDFRLEIDGVLVSWAVPKGPSADPADRRLAVHVENHPMDYINFEGTIPEGEYGGGTVMVWDTGTYHAEGNEDIKKDNSLMQKQIEDGSIKIVLEGTKLKGTWHLVKMKGDDKNWLLMKNKSDALSKQKEFTSKSILSDRTMDEISESNTEWSTEAEHQKEDTENLQKKN
- the ligD gene encoding DNA ligase D; the encoded protein is MAGAKKLKAFPADWSPQLATLIDEPFDSEDWIFEAKYDGYRALAHIQNGEPHLFSRNAKSFDEKFKELLKPLAKFKDSLILDGEIVIQDNKGRDQFQWLQNHDQERSKGELKYYIFDLLYFNGYDLRGLPLLTRKKILKGILPKLRNIHYSEHIVERGRDYFAKAEKNNLEGIIAKKASSKYYDGKRSKDWLKLKSTLQQEMVIGGYTSPQGSRTGIGAIICGYYQDGKLIYAGKVGSGFDEATLKTLEKKLKKLDRKTSPFKTEPKLKESHWVTPSLVAQIKFMEWTAEGSMRHPVFVGLKIDKDAKNVVLENNYFKPEFINEKSSNSSALKSDKVAFTNLDKLFWPKLQLTKGDVVSYYARIAKLILPFMIDRPQSLRRNPDGIKTDGFFQKNVAGLTPDWISTRKIKSKSNDESIEYLLCQDKDTLLFLANWGCIEMNPWTSRVGSINKPDYMVFDLDPVDATIEKLVTTALKVKEFIDKMHLKSYVKTSGGKGLHIYIPIKADYTYKQTQNICHILSQMVNRALPEITSLERSPSKRKGKIYLDYLQNAKGKTMATVYSVRPRDHAGVSTPLDWEEVNDKLDLNSFNLKTIDQRLAEKGDLWADFFENRNDLKTAIDKL